One part of the Bdellovibrio sp. KM01 genome encodes these proteins:
- a CDS encoding response regulator, producing MGTGKTTSNREDAEVLQNESFEALVQSVVDYAIFALDRNGFVSTWNAGAQRIKGYTADEILGKHFSTFYSQEAIDLGHPEHELKVAAETGRFEEEGMRLRKDGTMFWANVVLTALYDKNHKVKGFLKVTRDITDRKNAEQQQKKLNSELELRVLERTSQLELRERELEFAKDQAEKANAAKSTFLANMSHEIRTPLGAILGFSEMITEDGASPEEKETAKEAILRNGHLLMNLINDVLDLSKIEAHKMEIEKSRIRFNDLKEELSATFTSPSRTKGIGFDLSFASELPETLVTDPVRLKQILYNLIGNAIKFTDSGNVTIKVYPRGKEFVSFAITDTGIGIAEEQQQILFSPFQQADSSITRSFGGTGLGLVLSRSLAQALGGDLDLSKSALKEGSTFVLTIPIVDKNAPVDEVPVYNGTNTDKIAAKILVVDDNADNRRLLSILLRKNHYVVETAGDGIECLEKLPVFEPNLVLMDLQMPRMDGITTATEMKRRHYRTPVIALTANALKEEKERCLGLGFAEYLTKPINKTQIEQAIQRNLVTVR from the coding sequence ATGGGCACAGGAAAAACGACGTCAAATAGAGAAGACGCTGAGGTACTTCAAAACGAAAGTTTTGAGGCTCTGGTGCAAAGTGTTGTTGATTATGCGATTTTTGCTTTGGATCGAAATGGATTTGTGAGCACTTGGAACGCGGGTGCTCAACGGATCAAAGGTTACACCGCTGACGAAATTCTCGGAAAACATTTCTCTACCTTCTATTCTCAAGAGGCCATTGATCTTGGGCACCCGGAACATGAATTAAAAGTGGCTGCGGAAACAGGCAGATTTGAAGAGGAAGGCATGCGCCTTCGTAAAGATGGCACTATGTTTTGGGCGAACGTGGTTCTTACGGCTCTTTATGACAAGAATCATAAGGTAAAAGGCTTTTTAAAAGTTACCCGAGATATCACAGATCGCAAAAACGCTGAACAGCAGCAAAAAAAATTAAATTCAGAACTTGAACTGCGAGTCTTGGAGAGAACGTCTCAACTGGAGCTAAGAGAGCGCGAACTTGAGTTCGCAAAAGACCAGGCCGAAAAAGCCAACGCCGCTAAAAGTACTTTCCTGGCAAACATGAGTCATGAAATTCGCACGCCTTTGGGGGCCATTCTGGGGTTCTCGGAAATGATTACCGAGGATGGCGCATCTCCCGAGGAAAAAGAAACCGCTAAAGAAGCGATCCTGCGCAATGGTCATCTGTTGATGAACTTGATTAATGACGTCTTGGATTTATCAAAAATCGAAGCGCACAAAATGGAAATCGAAAAATCCCGCATACGCTTTAATGATTTAAAAGAAGAGCTGTCAGCAACCTTCACTTCTCCTTCCAGAACTAAAGGCATTGGATTTGATTTGTCTTTTGCCTCTGAATTGCCGGAAACGTTGGTCACGGATCCTGTCCGTTTAAAACAGATTTTGTACAATCTAATTGGCAATGCGATCAAGTTCACTGACAGCGGCAATGTGACCATCAAGGTTTATCCCCGTGGCAAAGAATTTGTAAGCTTCGCAATCACGGATACGGGAATCGGTATCGCGGAGGAGCAGCAGCAAATCTTGTTCAGTCCTTTTCAGCAGGCAGATTCTTCCATCACCAGATCATTCGGTGGGACAGGGTTGGGGTTGGTGCTGTCTCGCAGTCTGGCGCAAGCGTTGGGCGGGGATCTGGATTTGTCCAAGAGTGCTCTTAAAGAAGGTTCCACTTTCGTCTTAACGATTCCGATCGTCGATAAGAATGCACCCGTTGATGAAGTTCCCGTTTATAACGGCACAAATACAGATAAGATTGCTGCCAAGATTCTGGTCGTGGATGACAATGCGGATAACCGCCGTCTCCTGAGTATTCTGCTTAGAAAAAATCACTACGTTGTCGAGACGGCTGGCGACGGTATCGAGTGTCTGGAAAAGCTTCCGGTCTTTGAACCGAATCTGGTTCTGATGGATTTGCAGATGCCGCGCATGGATGGCATCACGACCGCAACAGAGATGAAGCGACGTCATTACCGAACTCCAGTGATCGCCTTAACCGCCAATGCCTTAAAAGAAGAAAAAGAGCGCTGCCTGGGGCTG
- a CDS encoding SOS response-associated peptidase — protein MCASYGAASEFNLLHKTYKVELPPIHFVPKQIIYPHTPAPVIVQEHQERKLHLMSYSLVPSWSKVRKPQFATYNARVEEVLNKPSWKKPFESRHCLVPIREFYEAAYTGTFAGNWISIKSHDHELLTAAGIWDTWQDQQTGEVVDSFAIITTEPTPEILTAGHDRSPLFLKADAFDEWLQDKKSGAEWVKFLKTQRDFRKLHFESREKLKGYTGQMNLFDDSDE, from the coding sequence ATGTGTGCAAGTTATGGGGCGGCCAGCGAATTCAATCTGTTACATAAGACCTACAAGGTAGAGCTTCCACCTATTCATTTCGTTCCAAAACAAATCATTTATCCTCACACACCGGCTCCAGTCATCGTACAAGAGCACCAGGAGCGAAAGCTTCACCTGATGAGTTATTCTCTGGTGCCTTCGTGGTCAAAGGTCAGAAAGCCCCAATTTGCGACTTACAACGCCCGCGTTGAAGAAGTTTTAAACAAGCCTTCCTGGAAAAAACCGTTCGAATCAAGACACTGTCTCGTTCCGATACGTGAATTTTACGAAGCGGCCTACACGGGAACTTTTGCCGGGAATTGGATTTCGATCAAAAGCCACGATCATGAGTTGCTAACGGCGGCGGGAATTTGGGATACATGGCAGGATCAGCAGACGGGGGAAGTGGTGGATTCTTTTGCGATCATCACGACGGAGCCCACGCCAGAGATTCTGACGGCGGGACACGATCGCTCGCCGCTCTTTTTAAAAGCAGATGCTTTTGATGAGTGGTTGCAGGATAAAAAATCCGGTGCAGAGTGGGTGAAATTTTTGAAAACGCAGCGTGACTTTCGCAAGCTGCATTTTGAATCCCGCGAAAAACTTAAAGGTTATACTGGCCAGATGAATCTGTTTGACGACTCAGATGAATGA
- a CDS encoding MOSC domain-containing protein, which produces MQVAELNIYPLKSARGQSLAEMKITHEGPEGDREWMLVDESGRFISQRTLPKLATVNAVFDPTSLTLAFEKMFFKIGRKSSFSREVKVQVWNDSFTAALEPDLYSQALSQYLGVNVRLVRYAPFSQRRVLSTQKEWKPEVRFADGRPLLLVNTKSLEDLNSKLPSPIPMNRFRPNIVVQGNQAFEEDKWKRIKIGNVILSQPKLSARCNVITIDQQTGVSTGPEPLKTLAAYRRDGTKVNFGTLWIPENEGTILMDSPVEVLS; this is translated from the coding sequence ATGCAGGTTGCCGAGCTGAATATTTATCCATTAAAGTCTGCACGAGGCCAGTCTTTGGCCGAAATGAAGATCACTCACGAAGGCCCCGAAGGGGATCGTGAGTGGATGCTTGTGGATGAAAGTGGCAGGTTTATTTCGCAACGAACTTTGCCTAAGCTTGCCACAGTTAATGCCGTCTTTGATCCGACGTCTTTGACTTTGGCTTTTGAAAAGATGTTCTTTAAAATCGGTCGCAAAAGTTCCTTTAGCCGCGAGGTCAAGGTTCAGGTGTGGAATGATTCCTTCACTGCAGCTCTTGAGCCAGATTTGTATTCACAAGCTCTGTCTCAATACCTGGGTGTGAATGTTCGCCTTGTCCGCTATGCGCCATTTTCTCAGCGCCGTGTTCTTTCAACACAAAAAGAGTGGAAGCCCGAAGTTCGCTTCGCCGATGGCCGTCCCTTGCTGTTGGTAAATACCAAAAGTCTGGAAGATTTGAATTCAAAACTGCCGAGTCCCATTCCCATGAACCGTTTTCGTCCTAATATCGTTGTTCAAGGCAACCAGGCATTTGAGGAGGATAAGTGGAAAAGAATCAAAATCGGCAATGTGATCTTATCCCAGCCAAAACTAAGTGCTCGCTGCAACGTCATTACGATTGATCAGCAGACGGGCGTTTCCACTGGTCCAGAGCCGCTGAAGACCCTTGCAGCCTATCGTCGTGATGGCACCAAGGTGAACTTTGGAACTCTGTGGATTCCTGAAAATGAGGGGACGATCCTGATGGATTCCCCCGTGGAAGTTCTTTCCTGA
- the fucP gene encoding L-fucose:H+ symporter permease, translating to MNQAPEETKRTRALVIVSTIFFMWGFLTCLNDILIPHLKSVFSLTYTESALIQFTFFGAYFIMSLPAGSVVAKIGYKNSISAGLFVAAIGTLLFLPAARVESYPLFLFALFVLASGITLLQVAANPYVVLLGSEETSSSRLNLAQALNSLGTTVAPKIGGLFILSGVVMSADQLAALSMTEQVAYKTQQAQSVQGPYAVLTVILLLLSIGMYLLRLPNLKEEKQGEVKGTATFSDAFKHSNLVLGVIALFLYVGAEVSIGSFLINFMSQADILNVNESVAAGYVPLYWGGALVGRFVGSFLMRKLNAAKMLGIAASVATVLVGCAVMATGPAAAWTLLAVGLFNSIMFPTIFSLGIRGLGFATEKASSLLIMAIVGGAVIPLVQGVIADRMGLQHAFLLPMICYVFISFYGFKEGRRVTRVD from the coding sequence ATGAACCAAGCACCTGAGGAAACGAAGCGCACCCGAGCGTTAGTGATTGTTTCCACCATCTTTTTTATGTGGGGTTTTCTAACCTGCCTGAATGATATTCTGATTCCTCACTTGAAGTCAGTGTTCTCTTTAACCTATACAGAAAGTGCCCTCATTCAATTCACCTTCTTTGGCGCGTATTTCATTATGTCTCTGCCAGCGGGCAGTGTGGTGGCAAAAATAGGTTATAAGAACAGTATCAGCGCAGGACTTTTTGTTGCTGCGATCGGAACGCTTTTATTTTTACCCGCAGCCCGAGTGGAATCCTATCCGCTGTTTTTATTTGCGCTCTTTGTTTTGGCATCAGGAATTACGCTCCTGCAGGTTGCTGCAAATCCGTATGTGGTCTTATTGGGGTCAGAGGAAACCTCGTCCAGTCGTTTGAATTTGGCGCAGGCGCTGAATTCCTTAGGCACAACGGTGGCGCCAAAAATCGGTGGTTTATTTATTTTATCCGGTGTGGTGATGAGTGCTGATCAACTGGCGGCCCTTTCCATGACAGAGCAGGTCGCTTATAAAACTCAGCAAGCGCAATCCGTTCAAGGTCCCTATGCCGTGTTGACAGTTATTCTTTTGTTGCTATCAATCGGAATGTATTTGTTGCGCCTGCCAAACTTGAAAGAAGAAAAACAGGGGGAAGTGAAGGGGACGGCCACGTTTTCTGATGCCTTTAAACATTCGAATCTGGTTTTAGGCGTGATCGCATTGTTTCTGTATGTGGGGGCGGAAGTTTCCATCGGAAGTTTTTTGATCAACTTCATGTCTCAAGCAGATATTTTAAATGTCAATGAAAGTGTGGCGGCGGGCTATGTGCCTCTGTACTGGGGCGGTGCCCTGGTCGGAAGATTCGTGGGTTCATTTTTGATGAGGAAATTAAATGCTGCAAAGATGCTGGGAATAGCTGCAAGTGTTGCAACTGTTTTGGTTGGCTGTGCAGTCATGGCAACCGGTCCCGCAGCGGCGTGGACTTTACTTGCCGTTGGCTTGTTTAACTCCATCATGTTTCCGACGATTTTCAGTCTGGGGATTCGCGGTTTGGGATTTGCTACTGAAAAAGCTTCCAGTCTGTTGATCATGGCCATCGTCGGCGGTGCGGTGATCCCACTCGTCCAAGGGGTGATTGCGGATCGAATGGGGCTGCAGCACGCATTCCTGTTACCAATGATCTGTTACGTTTTCATTTCTTTCTATGGATTCAAGGAGGGGCGTCGTGTCACTAGGGTTGACTGA
- a CDS encoding lytic murein transglycosylase, whose translation MRILSVLLFLLISSTSAWARPVNLKAEDSEWVETKLKRLGFSNSFSEESAKYYEPKGFKSVVKLNLLGFLTPSGAHLTELDPKAVQKSATFIKANSDAFQAAQKQFGVPAEVVSSLLYIETRHGADMGIFHIVSVYVHLMQVNSPENLKELTRLAILKNKEIKKYSTTKEVREIMKRRVESKAKWAEEQLIALAEIRKKKHLNLKKLRGSYAGAFGLPQFIPSSYRDFAEALVPESTPDITKPADAIMSVANYLQKSGWKQKNLEAQVTALMKYNNSRDYANGILNISQRVPPLPRLDTTATIQQTQ comes from the coding sequence GTGCGTATTCTGTCTGTTCTTCTTTTCCTTTTGATTTCCAGCACGAGCGCATGGGCTCGCCCGGTCAATTTGAAAGCGGAAGACTCTGAATGGGTAGAAACTAAACTGAAGCGCCTGGGGTTTTCAAACTCATTTTCCGAAGAATCTGCAAAGTACTACGAACCCAAAGGTTTTAAATCGGTTGTGAAGTTGAATCTTTTGGGCTTCTTGACCCCTTCAGGTGCCCATCTAACTGAGCTTGATCCAAAGGCCGTACAAAAATCCGCGACATTTATCAAAGCCAATTCCGATGCTTTTCAAGCGGCGCAAAAACAGTTCGGCGTCCCCGCAGAAGTGGTGTCGTCCCTATTGTACATTGAAACTCGTCACGGAGCAGATATGGGGATTTTCCATATCGTGAGTGTCTATGTGCACCTGATGCAAGTGAACAGCCCGGAAAATTTGAAAGAGCTGACTCGTTTGGCGATTTTAAAGAACAAAGAAATCAAGAAGTACTCTACGACCAAAGAAGTTCGCGAAATCATGAAAAGGCGCGTGGAGAGCAAAGCAAAATGGGCTGAAGAGCAGTTGATAGCCCTGGCCGAGATCCGTAAAAAGAAACATCTGAATCTGAAGAAACTGCGGGGCTCTTATGCGGGAGCTTTTGGTTTACCACAGTTTATTCCTTCCAGTTATCGTGACTTTGCCGAGGCCTTGGTTCCAGAGAGCACTCCGGATATCACAAAGCCTGCGGATGCCATTATGAGTGTAGCCAACTACTTACAAAAAAGTGGTTGGAAGCAGAAAAACTTAGAAGCCCAAGTCACCGCACTGATGAAGTATAATAACAGCCGCGACTATGCGAATGGGATCTTAAACATCTCGCAACGAGTTCCTCCACTTCCGCGTCTAGATACCACAGCCACAATTCAACAGACCCAATAA
- a CDS encoding MFS transporter, which translates to MATGTMSANASAPSSEKSKIWKVIAASSAGTLIEWYDFYIFGSLATIISAHFFPKGHETAALLGTLATFATGFIVRPFGALVFGRIGDVVGRKYAFMVTLLLMGLATTAIGLLPGYETIGVFAPLLLLILRLLQGLALGGEYGGAAIYVAEHSPDGKRGYYTSYIQTTATLGLFVSLGVILTTRMGLGEDEFKSWGWRIPFLLSVILVFASYLIRRKMEESPVFLQMKAEGKTSTSPLRDSFMKPENRRLVILALFGATAGQGVVWYTGQFYALYFLQTVLKVDFVVANKVIAMALLLGTPFFIFFGWLSDRIGRKKIIMTGCAIAAASYVPIYKAMEYRSGWNSLEPLVSPANPDIPMLVFLVWVQVIFVTMVYGPIAAFLVEMFPTNIRYTSMSLPYHIGNGVFGGLVPFIGTAMVAATGNHVAGLIYPIAVAVLTFFVGMIMVKEPTNIKWHR; encoded by the coding sequence ATGGCCACGGGCACTATGTCTGCGAACGCATCGGCACCGTCTTCTGAAAAAAGCAAGATTTGGAAAGTGATTGCAGCATCCAGCGCGGGAACACTGATCGAATGGTATGACTTTTATATTTTCGGAAGTCTTGCGACAATTATCTCTGCACACTTTTTCCCAAAGGGACATGAAACAGCCGCTCTTTTAGGCACTCTGGCGACATTCGCGACGGGCTTCATTGTTCGTCCTTTCGGAGCTTTGGTGTTCGGTCGTATCGGGGATGTGGTCGGTCGTAAATATGCTTTCATGGTGACATTGCTGCTCATGGGGCTTGCGACCACAGCCATTGGTTTGTTGCCTGGTTATGAAACGATTGGCGTCTTTGCTCCATTACTTTTATTGATTCTTCGTCTGCTTCAAGGTCTTGCTCTGGGAGGCGAGTACGGTGGCGCCGCAATTTATGTGGCCGAGCACAGTCCCGATGGAAAACGTGGATATTACACTAGCTATATTCAGACGACGGCGACTTTGGGACTCTTTGTTTCTTTGGGCGTGATTTTAACGACACGTATGGGATTAGGCGAGGATGAATTCAAATCCTGGGGCTGGCGTATTCCGTTTTTACTTTCTGTGATTTTGGTTTTTGCATCTTATTTGATCCGTAGAAAAATGGAAGAGTCTCCGGTCTTTTTGCAAATGAAGGCAGAGGGTAAAACATCCACCAGTCCTTTAAGAGACAGCTTCATGAAGCCAGAAAACCGCCGACTGGTGATTCTTGCTTTGTTTGGTGCGACCGCAGGGCAGGGAGTGGTCTGGTACACGGGACAGTTTTATGCTCTTTATTTCCTGCAAACAGTTCTAAAGGTCGACTTTGTAGTAGCGAATAAAGTTATCGCCATGGCGTTGCTTTTGGGAACTCCGTTCTTTATTTTCTTTGGCTGGTTGTCTGACAGGATCGGGCGCAAGAAAATCATCATGACTGGATGTGCAATTGCAGCGGCCAGCTATGTTCCCATTTACAAGGCTATGGAGTATCGATCTGGCTGGAACTCCTTGGAGCCCCTGGTAAGTCCTGCGAATCCTGATATTCCGATGTTGGTTTTCTTGGTGTGGGTGCAGGTGATCTTTGTGACGATGGTGTACGGACCCATTGCGGCTTTTTTGGTCGAGATGTTCCCCACCAATATCCGCTACACGTCGATGTCACTCCCATATCATATTGGAAATGGGGTCTTCGGTGGTCTTGTTCCCTTTATTGGGACGGCGATGGTGGCGGCAACTGGCAACCATGTTGCGGGGTTGATCTACCCTATTGCGGTGGCGGTATTGACCTTCTTTGTCGGGATGATCATGGTGAAAGAGCCAACCAATATTAAGTGGCACAGATAA
- a CDS encoding thioredoxin family protein encodes MKTIVLALSLLVVCSFSFARLSDGKAHLKLKGSQIVASVDDGFHFNKDAPAALVMGEESIDAVKKDAKEFVFDATKAQKKTFTVNYYVCDDKNTVCEAHEEKFQITNGKLVAPSGATATVAAKAASDAKVVEAPLKKNKHGFYEDSFHAALKLAAKEKKLLLVDFNAPWCPSCIRLESEAFGEPEFIQATEKFIKLSLNVDKPALKDISKKYGIKGIPTMIVMNAKGEELTRILDFKPAPVLAKEIAIFQASNKATLTELRKKADAGDLDARKVLADQSYAALKFEDVVKWLVPTGEQSLLLANSEIRVAESAFDKDKKNAADYKKTFEKWIAIFPHSIDAIEWRPDLMKLMKGESKEVSAEVKKIGAENIAEIQNLLGNEKARAETFAVNKFGDMTGFEKAELLSQQVETYKLMNETKKSEESAAVLAKEVATFDLSVERPGQVLVALPYIKAANMKKDAQEWLEKLLKANPDSDVYLMKLVGFHMREKQFTQALPYAEKVAVMKSDSALYYQRILADVLKELKQKEKAMDVINKALAMPEAKLESNKSVVTGLQDLKKSL; translated from the coding sequence ATGAAAACAATCGTTTTAGCTTTATCTTTGTTGGTGGTTTGTTCTTTCTCGTTTGCTCGTCTATCTGATGGGAAGGCCCATTTGAAATTGAAGGGTTCGCAGATTGTGGCTTCTGTTGATGATGGGTTTCACTTTAATAAAGATGCGCCTGCAGCTTTGGTGATGGGCGAGGAGTCCATTGATGCTGTTAAGAAAGATGCGAAAGAGTTTGTTTTTGATGCCACAAAAGCTCAGAAAAAAACTTTCACCGTGAATTACTATGTTTGTGATGACAAAAACACTGTGTGTGAAGCTCATGAAGAGAAGTTTCAGATCACCAATGGAAAATTGGTGGCTCCTTCCGGTGCGACTGCGACTGTGGCAGCAAAAGCAGCAAGCGATGCTAAAGTAGTCGAAGCCCCTTTAAAAAAGAACAAACACGGTTTTTACGAAGACAGCTTTCACGCGGCATTAAAGCTCGCAGCGAAAGAAAAGAAGCTTTTGTTGGTAGATTTTAATGCGCCTTGGTGTCCATCGTGCATTCGTCTGGAAAGTGAGGCTTTTGGCGAACCTGAGTTTATTCAAGCGACGGAAAAATTCATTAAACTGAGTTTGAATGTCGATAAACCCGCTTTGAAAGATATCAGTAAAAAGTACGGCATTAAGGGCATTCCCACAATGATCGTGATGAATGCTAAAGGTGAAGAACTCACTCGCATCTTGGATTTTAAACCAGCTCCGGTACTTGCAAAAGAGATCGCAATCTTTCAGGCATCCAACAAAGCAACTCTAACTGAACTTCGCAAAAAAGCAGATGCGGGAGATCTGGATGCTCGTAAAGTTTTGGCTGATCAATCCTACGCCGCTCTTAAATTTGAAGACGTGGTTAAGTGGCTTGTGCCAACAGGTGAGCAAAGCCTGCTTCTGGCCAACAGTGAAATCAGAGTCGCTGAGAGTGCTTTTGATAAAGATAAAAAGAATGCGGCTGATTACAAAAAGACTTTTGAAAAATGGATCGCTATTTTCCCTCACTCTATAGATGCGATTGAGTGGCGCCCGGATTTGATGAAGTTGATGAAGGGGGAAAGTAAAGAAGTCTCCGCTGAGGTGAAAAAGATCGGGGCCGAAAATATTGCCGAGATTCAAAACCTTTTGGGCAATGAAAAAGCTCGCGCAGAAACCTTTGCCGTCAATAAATTCGGCGACATGACGGGATTCGAAAAGGCAGAATTGCTATCGCAACAGGTCGAGACTTATAAACTAATGAACGAGACGAAAAAATCAGAAGAGTCAGCAGCAGTTTTGGCTAAAGAAGTCGCTACGTTTGATTTATCCGTGGAGCGTCCCGGTCAAGTATTGGTGGCTCTTCCCTATATTAAGGCAGCGAATATGAAAAAAGATGCTCAAGAATGGCTAGAGAAACTATTGAAAGCCAATCCTGACTCTGATGTTTACCTGATGAAATTGGTGGGTTTCCACATGCGCGAGAAACAATTTACTCAAGCGCTGCCTTATGCAGAAAAAGTAGCGGTGATGAAGTCGGACTCGGCCTTGTACTATCAAAGAATTTTGGCGGATGTTCTTAAAGAGCTTAAGCAAAAAGAGAAAGCAATGGACGTCATTAATAAAGCTCTTGCCATGCCAGAGGCGAAACTTGAAAGCAATAAATCCGTTGTGACAGGCTTGCAGGATCTGAAAAAATCACTGTAA
- a CDS encoding deoxyhypusine synthase family protein — protein sequence MGPISKFIEHNYRHFNAAALKDAAVGYKKHIDNKGQMLVTLAGAMSTAELGLSLAEMIRQGKVHAISCTGANLEEDVFNLVAHNHYERIPNYRDLTPADEQKLLERHLNRVTDTCIPEEEAIRRIENVVLEYWQDADKKGESYFPHEFMYKILLSGKLEQYYQIDPKNSWLLAAAEKNLPMVVPGWEDSTLGNIFTGHIIKGDIKKSTTVKGGIEYMKTWAEWYMGASKKAPVGFFQIGGGIAGDFPICVVPMLEQDLGHEDIPLWSYFAQISDSTTSYGSYSGAIPNEKITWGKLAPTTPSYIVESDATIVAPLIFAYVLGQ from the coding sequence ATGGGACCGATTTCTAAGTTTATCGAACACAACTACCGTCATTTTAACGCTGCTGCATTGAAAGATGCTGCTGTTGGTTACAAAAAACACATCGATAACAAAGGCCAAATGCTTGTGACACTTGCAGGTGCAATGTCTACAGCTGAATTGGGTCTTTCTTTGGCTGAAATGATCCGCCAAGGTAAAGTTCACGCGATCTCTTGCACAGGTGCGAACCTTGAAGAAGACGTATTCAACTTGGTAGCTCACAATCACTACGAGCGTATTCCGAACTACCGCGATCTAACTCCAGCTGACGAACAAAAACTTTTGGAACGTCACTTGAACCGCGTAACTGACACTTGCATCCCGGAAGAAGAAGCCATCCGTCGTATTGAAAATGTTGTACTGGAATACTGGCAAGACGCTGATAAAAAAGGCGAGTCCTACTTCCCACACGAATTCATGTACAAAATCCTTCTTTCTGGAAAGTTGGAACAGTACTACCAAATCGATCCAAAAAATTCTTGGTTGTTGGCTGCTGCTGAAAAGAACCTTCCGATGGTTGTTCCAGGTTGGGAAGACTCTACTTTGGGTAACATCTTCACTGGTCACATCATCAAAGGTGACATCAAAAAATCGACGACTGTTAAAGGTGGTATCGAATACATGAAAACTTGGGCAGAGTGGTACATGGGTGCTTCTAAAAAAGCTCCAGTGGGCTTCTTCCAAATCGGTGGTGGTATCGCCGGTGACTTCCCAATTTGCGTCGTTCCAATGCTTGAACAAGACTTGGGTCACGAAGACATTCCATTGTGGAGCTACTTCGCGCAAATCTCTGACTCGACTACTTCTTACGGTTCATACTCTGGCGCGATTCCAAATGAGAAAATCACTTGGGGTAAATTGGCACCAACGACACCGTCATACATCGTTGAATCAGATGCAACTATCGTTGCACCACTGATCTTCGCATATGTTCTAGGTCAGTAA
- a CDS encoding class I SAM-dependent methyltransferase, with protein sequence MARKQLKSKLRLGYSLARSVHFTAQQFTLPLLERLVGQSVKDRPSVEIKNIKISYTELYKLLKKDSDNIDKGLYPLEVLYPENLAKHALRYPKILVDGFHISRRRHEHDAKEFNQEAREYLADLPEYYQRNFHYQSGGYLTEKSAELYEHQVEILFAGAADAMRRLIIPLAKDVFLNEGAGLRFLEVGAGTGRLTRFMKLAFPKAHITVLDLSEPYLKQARKNLINFRGLDFVQGAAEELPFKEGHFDFVYSCFLFHELPADVRDAAVLEGMRVLKPGGYYGLVDSVQKDEAKDLNWALEQFPKDFHEPFYKNYSLHPVENLLKDVGFLDLRKDTGFFSKAVLAQKPFSA encoded by the coding sequence ATGGCGCGAAAACAGTTGAAAAGTAAATTACGCTTGGGCTACTCGTTAGCCCGTTCTGTGCACTTCACAGCACAACAGTTCACATTGCCTTTGTTAGAACGACTGGTCGGGCAGTCCGTTAAAGACCGCCCTTCAGTTGAAATCAAAAATATCAAAATATCCTATACTGAACTTTATAAACTACTGAAAAAAGACAGCGATAATATCGATAAAGGTCTTTATCCTCTGGAAGTTTTGTATCCCGAAAATCTGGCCAAGCACGCTCTTCGCTATCCGAAAATTTTAGTGGATGGTTTCCATATTTCCCGTCGCCGTCACGAACACGATGCCAAGGAATTCAATCAGGAAGCGCGCGAATATCTGGCGGATTTGCCCGAGTACTATCAGCGCAACTTCCACTATCAAAGTGGCGGTTACCTGACTGAAAAATCCGCGGAACTTTACGAACATCAGGTGGAAATTTTGTTCGCCGGCGCCGCAGATGCCATGCGCCGCCTGATCATCCCCCTCGCCAAAGATGTTTTCCTAAACGAAGGGGCGGGATTGCGATTTTTGGAAGTGGGAGCGGGCACTGGGCGACTCACACGGTTTATGAAGCTTGCTTTCCCTAAGGCGCACATCACGGTGTTGGATTTAAGTGAGCCCTATTTAAAACAGGCCCGCAAAAACCTGATAAACTTCCGCGGTCTTGATTTCGTGCAGGGGGCGGCAGAAGAGCTGCCTTTTAAGGAAGGCCACTTTGATTTCGTCTATTCCTGCTTTCTTTTCCACGAGCTCCCAGCAGATGTTCGGGATGCTGCTGTTTTAGAAGGCATGCGGGTTTTAAAACCTGGGGGTTATTACGGCCTGGTCGACTCTGTGCAAAAGGACGAAGCCAAGGACCTCAATTGGGCCCTGGAGCAATTCCCCAAGGACTTTCACGAGCCTTTTTACAAGAACTATAGCCTGCATCCCGTTGAGAACTTACTGAAAGACGTGGGCTTTTTAGATCTCCGAAAAGACACAGGATTTTTCAGTAAAGCGGTTCTTGCACAAAAGCCATTCTCTGCTTGA